In Halapricum desulfuricans, a single window of DNA contains:
- a CDS encoding IclR family transcriptional regulator: MDTSSIPEASTFDRQTAKTTVTTFRIVEALKRQSRARVSELADELDLAKGTVHKHLSTLRKVNYVVQEDEQYRLSLRFMGLGTTVRSNLEIYQVAYRSVEKLAEATGEVASIMIPENGYGVYVLRVSAEGRPDIDIREGESVPLTATAGGKAILSYMSDEERGRIIERHGLPELTQNTITDPEELSDELRRVRNKRQAIDRGEYRADQRCVAAPITDFEGNPLGAVIVSGPSDRMSEKLVDADFPSLVGSTADSIQTRLGR; this comes from the coding sequence ATGGACACCTCGAGCATCCCGGAGGCGTCGACGTTCGACCGACAGACGGCAAAGACGACCGTGACGACGTTTCGGATCGTCGAGGCGCTCAAGCGACAGTCGCGGGCCCGCGTGAGCGAGCTCGCCGACGAACTCGACCTGGCGAAAGGGACCGTTCACAAGCACCTGTCGACACTCCGGAAAGTCAACTATGTCGTTCAGGAAGACGAGCAGTACCGACTGAGTCTCCGTTTCATGGGGCTCGGAACGACTGTCCGATCGAATCTGGAGATCTACCAGGTGGCGTATCGCTCGGTCGAGAAGCTCGCGGAGGCGACGGGAGAAGTCGCGAGCATCATGATCCCCGAGAACGGGTACGGCGTGTACGTCCTCAGAGTGAGCGCGGAAGGCCGTCCGGACATCGATATCAGGGAAGGGGAAAGCGTGCCACTGACAGCGACTGCCGGAGGCAAAGCGATACTCTCCTACATGTCCGACGAAGAGCGCGGTCGGATCATCGAGCGCCACGGGCTGCCCGAGTTGACCCAAAACACGATCACTGATCCCGAGGAACTCAGCGACGAACTCCGGCGGGTGCGAAACAAGCGTCAGGCGATCGATCGGGGCGAATACCGGGCCGACCAGCGATGTGTGGCCGCTCCGATCACTGACTTCGAGGGTAACCCCCTGGGTGCGGTCATCGTTTCGGGTCCGTCGGACCGGATGAGCGAGAAACTCGTCGACGCCGACTTTCCGAGCCTCGTCGGCAGCACGGCCGACTCGATACAGACCCGACTCGGCCGGTAG
- a CDS encoding sulfatase-like hydrolase/transferase — translation MNAAGTPPNVVVVLTDQQRWDTLGAYENPMGLTPTLDRLAREGTVIEQAISPQPLCGPFRAAFQTGKYATETGVWQSAIPLAEDEQTLAHLFSSAGYDVGYVGNWHLASTFDDAVPPAQRGGYDDFWIAADVPEFTTQPHEGELFDADGRPVSFDDYRVDAFTEFAIDGIESLSEPFFLVVGYVEPHDQNDMWTFVAPDGYADRHAKNPYVPDDLVDRPGEWHQELPDYYGIVERIDERIADLLDALSAKGVRDRTLLAYTSDHGCHFRTRPGEHKRTPHESAVRVPLVLSGPGFDNGRNVQSVRSLVDLPSTLLDVAGIDVPDAMRGDSLLPIVHGDAPDADGEAFIQVSESQVGRALRTDRWKYAVAAPAMTGWRGGSAEQSSDVYVERYLYDLWKDPGETVNLAGRPEFRGVANDLRERLLTYISDIEGEQPTIKQLDRGFP, via the coding sequence ATGAACGCAGCCGGAACCCCACCGAACGTCGTCGTAGTGTTGACCGACCAGCAACGGTGGGACACGCTCGGGGCGTACGAGAATCCGATGGGGCTGACCCCGACGCTCGATCGCCTCGCGCGCGAGGGAACGGTCATCGAGCAAGCGATCTCTCCGCAACCGCTGTGTGGCCCCTTCCGGGCAGCCTTCCAGACGGGTAAATATGCGACCGAGACGGGCGTCTGGCAGAGTGCGATCCCACTCGCGGAGGACGAACAGACGCTCGCACACCTGTTCTCGTCTGCGGGCTACGACGTCGGTTACGTCGGGAACTGGCACCTCGCGAGTACGTTCGACGACGCCGTGCCGCCGGCACAGCGCGGCGGCTATGACGACTTCTGGATCGCAGCCGACGTCCCCGAGTTCACCACGCAGCCTCACGAGGGAGAACTGTTCGACGCGGACGGTCGTCCGGTGTCGTTCGACGACTACCGGGTCGACGCGTTTACCGAGTTCGCGATCGACGGTATCGAATCGCTGTCGGAGCCGTTCTTCCTCGTGGTCGGATACGTTGAACCACACGACCAGAACGACATGTGGACGTTCGTGGCCCCCGATGGGTACGCCGATCGTCACGCCAAAAACCCGTACGTTCCCGACGATCTCGTCGATCGCCCCGGCGAGTGGCACCAGGAACTGCCGGACTACTACGGCATCGTCGAACGGATCGACGAACGGATCGCGGACCTGCTCGACGCCCTCTCCGCAAAGGGTGTGCGCGACCGGACGCTACTCGCCTACACGTCGGATCACGGCTGTCACTTCCGGACGCGACCCGGCGAACACAAGCGAACGCCACACGAATCCGCGGTCCGGGTTCCGCTCGTCCTCTCCGGACCGGGATTCGACAACGGTCGCAACGTCCAGAGCGTCCGCAGCCTCGTAGATCTCCCGTCGACGCTACTCGACGTTGCCGGCATCGACGTTCCAGACGCGATGCGGGGCGACAGTCTCCTCCCGATCGTGCACGGCGACGCCCCCGATGCCGACGGCGAGGCGTTCATTCAGGTCAGCGAATCGCAGGTCGGTCGGGCGCTTCGAACCGATCGCTGGAAGTACGCCGTTGCCGCGCCCGCGATGACCGGCTGGCGCGGCGGGAGCGCCGAACAGTCGAGTGACGTCTACGTCGAACGCTACCTCTACGATCTCTGGAAGGATCCAGGCGAGACAGTCAACCTCGCCGGTCGACCGGAGTTCCGAGGCGTCGCAAACGACCTCCGCGAACGACTCCTCACGTATATTTCCGATATCGAAGGTGAACAGCCGACGATCAAGCAGCTCGATCGTGGCTTTCCCTGA